A region of Mesorhizobium sp. M3A.F.Ca.ET.080.04.2.1 DNA encodes the following proteins:
- a CDS encoding DUF1059 domain-containing protein — translation MPYTYRCRDYPGMEACPGSFTAQSAEEVMKHVELHAKSAHGEDPGQWSDEERKQLEAMISAS, via the coding sequence ATGCCATATACGTATCGGTGCAGAGACTATCCGGGGATGGAAGCCTGTCCGGGAAGCTTCACGGCGCAAAGCGCGGAAGAGGTGATGAAGCATGTCGAGCTTCACGCCAAATCGGCTCATGGCGAAGATCCCGGTCAATGGTCCGACGAGGAGCGCAAGCAACTCGAGGCGATGATAAGCGCCAGCTAG